In Betaproteobacteria bacterium, the following are encoded in one genomic region:
- a CDS encoding ATP-binding cassette domain-containing protein, whose protein sequence is MSGESKEEIDRRVRSAASSLGLEPLLERKPRQLSGGQMQRVALGRALVRDPDVFLLDEPLSNLDAKLRVRTREEIATLHARLGATMIFVTHDQVEAMTLGDRIVIMRDGWIQQAGGRWTFTTGRRTSLWRPSSGSQR, encoded by the coding sequence GTGTCCGGGGAGTCGAAAGAAGAGATTGATCGTCGCGTGCGTAGCGCGGCATCGAGCCTCGGTCTTGAGCCTTTGCTCGAGCGGAAGCCGCGCCAACTGTCGGGTGGCCAGATGCAGCGGGTCGCGCTTGGCCGCGCGTTAGTCCGCGACCCCGACGTTTTCCTGCTCGACGAGCCTCTCTCCAATCTTGATGCCAAGCTGCGCGTCAGGACGCGTGAGGAGATCGCGACGCTGCACGCCCGGCTGGGCGCCACGATGATCTTTGTTACCCACGATCAGGTCGAAGCCATGACGCTCGGTGACCGGATCGTGATCATGCGTGATGGCTGGATCCAGCAGGCGGGCGGCCGCTGGACCTTTACGACCGGCCGGAGAACGTCTTTGTGGCGGCCTTCATCGGGTTCCCAGAGATGA
- a CDS encoding ATP-binding cassette domain-containing protein yields the protein MDIADGELVVFVGPSGCGKSTTLRMLAGA from the coding sequence TTGGATATTGCCGATGGCGAACTGGTCGTTTTCGTCGGCCCGTCCGGCTGCGGCAAGTCCACGACGTTGCGCATGCTTGCCGGGGCTTGA